The Xenorhabdus doucetiae genome has a window encoding:
- the argR gene encoding transcriptional regulator ArgR, protein MRVPSKQEDLVKTFKALLKEEKFSSQGEIVSALQDEGFENINQSKVSRMLTKFGAVRTRNAKMEMVYCLPAELGVPTATSPLKNLVLDVDYNHCVVVIRTSPGAAQLIARLLDSLGKAEGILGSIAGDDTIFSTPAQNFSTKQLYEAILNLFEQEL, encoded by the coding sequence ATGCGTGTTCCTTCGAAACAGGAAGATTTGGTAAAAACTTTCAAGGCATTATTGAAAGAAGAAAAATTCAGCTCTCAAGGTGAAATTGTTTCAGCGCTTCAGGACGAGGGGTTTGAAAATATCAACCAATCTAAAGTTTCCAGAATGCTGACGAAATTTGGTGCAGTCCGAACCCGTAATGCAAAGATGGAAATGGTCTACTGCTTACCCGCAGAATTGGGCGTTCCCACTGCCACCAGCCCATTAAAAAATCTGGTATTAGATGTCGATTATAATCATTGTGTTGTCGTCATACGAACCAGCCCTGGTGCAGCACAATTAATTGCACGCTTATTAGATTCATTGGGGAAAGCAGAAGGCATTCTTGGCAGCATTGCAGGCGATGACACCATTTTTTCTACCCCAGCCCAAAACTTTTCGACAAAACAACTCTACGAAGCCATTCTCAACCTGTTTGAACAAGAGCTTTAA
- the mdh gene encoding malate dehydrogenase, whose amino-acid sequence MKVAVLGAAGGIGQALALLLKTQLPSGSELSLYDIAPVTPGVAADLSHIPTEVKVTGFAGEDATPALVGADVVLISAGVARKPGMDRSDLFNINAGIVRNLVQQVAKTCPKALIGIITNPVNTTVAIAAEVLKKEGVYDKNRLFGVTTLDVIRSNTFVAELKGKKAEEIEVPVIGGHSGVTILPLLSQIPGVSFTDEEIEALTKRIQNAGTEVVEAKAGGGSATLSMGQAAARLGLSLIRGLQGESNIVECSYIEGDGKYARFFAQPVRLGKNGIEERLDIGKLSDFEQKALDNMLDVLKNDIELGENFING is encoded by the coding sequence ATGAAAGTTGCAGTTCTCGGTGCAGCCGGTGGTATTGGTCAGGCACTTGCCCTTCTACTTAAGACCCAGCTTCCTTCAGGTTCAGAACTTTCCTTGTATGACATTGCTCCGGTGACCCCAGGCGTGGCAGCCGATCTGAGCCATATCCCAACGGAAGTCAAGGTCACTGGTTTTGCTGGTGAAGATGCAACCCCTGCACTGGTCGGTGCAGATGTCGTATTGATTTCTGCGGGTGTGGCGCGTAAACCTGGTATGGATCGTTCCGATTTGTTCAACATTAATGCCGGTATCGTGCGTAATCTGGTTCAGCAGGTTGCTAAAACTTGTCCAAAAGCATTAATTGGCATTATTACTAACCCAGTCAATACCACGGTAGCCATTGCTGCTGAAGTCCTGAAAAAAGAAGGGGTGTACGATAAAAACCGCCTGTTTGGTGTAACTACCTTGGATGTCATTCGTTCCAACACCTTTGTGGCTGAATTGAAAGGCAAGAAAGCAGAAGAAATAGAAGTTCCTGTTATTGGCGGGCATTCCGGTGTGACCATTCTGCCTCTGTTGTCTCAAATCCCCGGTGTTAGCTTCACTGATGAAGAAATTGAAGCATTGACCAAGCGTATCCAGAATGCAGGTACTGAAGTTGTTGAAGCAAAAGCGGGTGGCGGCTCTGCAACCCTGTCTATGGGGCAGGCAGCGGCACGTTTGGGCTTGTCTCTGATCCGTGGCTTGCAAGGTGAAAGCAATATTGTTGAGTGCAGCTATATTGAAGGTGATGGCAAATACGCTCGTTTCTTTGCGCAGCCTGTTCGTTTAGGTAAAAACGGTATCGAAGAACGTTTAGATATTGGCAAATTGAGTGACTTCGAACAAAAGGCACTCGATAACATGCTGGATGTTTTGAAAAACGATATTGAATTGGGTGAAAATTTTATTAACGGATAA
- the rplU gene encoding 50S ribosomal protein L21 codes for MYAVFQSGGKQHRVSEGQTIRLEKLDIATGETVEFDQVLMVANGEDIKIGAPVVEGVKVKAEVVAHGRGEKVKIVKFRRRKHSRKQQGHRQWFTDVKITGIA; via the coding sequence ATGTACGCAGTTTTCCAAAGTGGTGGTAAACAACACCGAGTAAGCGAAGGCCAAACAATTCGCTTGGAAAAGCTGGACATCGCAACAGGTGAAACTGTTGAGTTTGACCAGGTACTGATGGTCGCTAATGGCGAAGACATCAAAATCGGCGCTCCAGTAGTTGAAGGCGTTAAAGTTAAAGCTGAAGTTGTTGCGCACGGTCGTGGCGAGAAAGTTAAAATCGTTAAGTTTCGTCGTCGTAAACACAGCCGTAAGCAGCAGGGCCACCGTCAGTGGTTCACTGATGTTAAAATCACTGGCATCGCTTAA
- the greA gene encoding transcription elongation factor GreA: protein MKQIPMTVRGADKLREELEYLKNVRRPQIIASIAEAREHGDLKENAEYHAAREQQGFCEGRIQEIEAKLSNAQVIDVTKVTNNGRVIFGATVTVLNVDSDEEQTYRIVGDDEANIKENLLSVNSPIARGLIGKEVDDVVVITTPGGQVEYEVLNVDYL, encoded by the coding sequence ATGAAACAAATTCCGATGACGGTACGTGGCGCGGATAAATTGCGCGAAGAATTAGAATATTTGAAAAATGTACGTCGCCCGCAAATTATTGCTTCAATCGCTGAGGCGCGTGAGCACGGTGATTTGAAAGAAAACGCGGAATATCATGCCGCCCGTGAGCAGCAGGGCTTCTGTGAAGGCCGTATTCAGGAAATTGAGGCTAAACTTTCCAATGCACAGGTGATTGATGTTACGAAAGTGACCAACAATGGCCGGGTGATTTTTGGGGCAACGGTAACAGTACTGAACGTGGATTCTGACGAAGAGCAGACCTACCGTATCGTCGGTGATGATGAAGCCAATATTAAAGAAAATCTTCTTTCAGTGAATTCACCGATTGCCCGTGGCCTGATTGGCAAAGAAGTGGATGATGTGGTTGTGATTACGACGCCTGGCGGTCAAGTGGAATACGAAGTTTTGAACGTGGATTATCTCTAA
- a CDS encoding type II toxin-antitoxin system RelE/ParE family toxin: protein MYKLTERAAEDFAGIYDYTLLQLGTAQADHYTGMLEAFLETLAGMPYIGREYPVIPGVMRIEFQRHTIFYTIRDTDILIARILHQQMNHPQHLL from the coding sequence ATGTATAAGCTCACTGAAAGGGCGGCAGAAGATTTTGCCGGAATTTATGATTATACCCTTTTACAGCTTGGTACGGCTCAGGCCGACCACTACACGGGGATGCTGGAAGCGTTTCTGGAAACATTGGCCGGAATGCCTTATATCGGTCGGGAATATCCCGTTATCCCCGGAGTGATGCGAATTGAGTTCCAGCGCCACACCATTTTCTATACTATCCGTGATACCGATATTCTAATTGCTCGTATTCTTCACCAGCAAATGAATCACCCCCAGCATCTCCTTTAA
- the ispB gene encoding octaprenyl diphosphate synthase produces MNLESIIKLTADDMAAVNETILNQLNSDVALINQLGYYIISGGGKRIRPMIAVLAGKALHCASEKHIKVAALIEFIHTATLLHDDVVDESDMRRGKETANAIYGNAASVLVGDFIYTRSFQMMTDLDSMRVLKLMSDATNVIAEGEVMQLMNCNDPDISEDDYMQVIYSKTARLFEVAAHSAAILANATPEQEAALRDYGRYLGTAFQLIDDLLDYDSDNSTLGKNTGDDLNEGKPTLPLLHAMTRGTPEQSALIRSAIEQGNGRHLLDTVLATMKQCGSLNYTRQRAEEEADKAISALQILEDSPYKAALEGLAHVAVQRLS; encoded by the coding sequence ATGAATTTAGAATCGATAATTAAACTTACCGCTGATGATATGGCAGCGGTTAATGAAACCATTCTTAACCAATTAAATTCTGACGTTGCGCTGATCAACCAACTTGGTTACTACATTATCAGCGGTGGTGGCAAGCGCATTCGCCCAATGATTGCCGTACTGGCAGGTAAAGCCCTTCATTGTGCAAGCGAAAAACACATCAAAGTTGCTGCTTTGATTGAATTTATCCATACGGCAACCTTGCTGCATGATGATGTCGTTGATGAATCTGATATGCGCCGGGGAAAAGAGACAGCCAACGCCATTTATGGCAACGCTGCCAGTGTCCTTGTCGGCGATTTTATCTATACGCGTTCATTTCAAATGATGACCGATCTTGATTCCATGCGCGTATTAAAATTGATGTCTGACGCTACCAATGTCATTGCTGAAGGCGAAGTCATGCAGTTGATGAACTGTAATGATCCGGATATTTCAGAAGATGACTATATGCAGGTCATTTACAGCAAAACCGCCCGCCTGTTTGAAGTCGCTGCCCACTCAGCCGCCATTCTCGCCAACGCCACGCCTGAGCAAGAAGCCGCACTGCGTGATTATGGCCGTTATCTGGGGACCGCATTTCAATTAATTGACGATCTGTTGGATTATGACTCAGATAACAGCACACTCGGCAAGAATACGGGGGATGACCTGAATGAAGGCAAACCCACATTACCCCTTTTGCACGCCATGACCCGCGGAACGCCGGAACAATCCGCTCTGATCCGCAGTGCCATTGAGCAAGGTAATGGCCGCCATTTGCTGGATACTGTACTGGCAACAATGAAACAGTGTGGTTCACTTAACTACACCCGCCAACGGGCAGAAGAAGAAGCTGATAAGGCCATTTCAGCATTGCAAATACTGGAAGATTCTCCATACAAGGCGGCCCTTGAGGGATTGGCTCATGTCGCCGTACAGCGACTTTCCTGA
- the rlmE gene encoding 23S rRNA (uridine(2552)-2'-O)-methyltransferase RlmE: protein MANKKRSASSSRWLQEHFSDKYVLQAQKKGLRSRAWFKLDEIQQSDKIFKPGMTVVDLGAAPGGWSQYVVSQIGNNGRVIACDLLPMDPIVGVDFLQGDFRDELVLKTLLERVGDNKVQVVMSDMAPNMSGTPAVDIPRSMYLVELALDMCRDVLAPGGSFIVKVFQGEGFDEYLREIRSLFAKVKIRKPEASRARSREVYIVATGRKV from the coding sequence ATGGCCAATAAAAAACGTTCAGCAAGCTCAAGTCGCTGGTTACAGGAACATTTTAGTGATAAATATGTTCTTCAGGCGCAGAAAAAAGGGCTTCGCTCTCGCGCTTGGTTTAAACTTGATGAGATACAGCAAAGCGACAAAATCTTTAAACCGGGCATGACCGTTGTTGATTTAGGCGCTGCTCCGGGTGGGTGGTCTCAATACGTAGTGAGTCAGATTGGCAATAATGGGCGAGTTATCGCTTGTGATCTTTTGCCAATGGACCCGATAGTTGGCGTCGATTTCCTGCAAGGCGACTTTCGCGATGAACTTGTATTGAAAACATTACTTGAGAGAGTTGGTGATAATAAAGTCCAGGTCGTCATGTCGGATATGGCTCCTAATATGAGTGGAACCCCCGCGGTCGATATTCCCCGATCCATGTATCTGGTTGAGTTAGCGTTGGATATGTGTCGTGATGTGCTGGCCCCTGGGGGCAGTTTTATTGTCAAAGTGTTTCAGGGAGAGGGCTTTGATGAATACCTGAGGGAAATACGCTCCCTTTTTGCGAAGGTAAAAATTCGTAAACCAGAAGCTTCGCGGGCACGATCACGTGAAGTATACATTGTAGCGACAGGGCGGAAAGTGTAG
- the cgtA gene encoding Obg family GTPase CgtA yields MKFVDEARILVVAGDGGNGCVSFRREKYIPKGGPDGGDGGDGGDVYLLADENLNTLIDYRFEKSFRAERGQNGQSRDCTGKRGQDITIKVPVGTRVRDVATGEVLGDMLRHEQRFMVAKGGFHGLGNTRFKSSVNRAPRQRTMGTPGESRELMLELMLLADVGMLGMPNAGKSTFIRAVSAAKPKVADYPFTTLVPSLGVVRMDNEQSFVVADIPGLIEGASEGAGLGIRFLKHLERCRVLLHLIDLCPIDESDPVENARIIIKELHKYSEKLAEKPRWLVFNKVDLTDPEEAKQRAKAIADELGWEGDYYMISAVNRQGVKELCWDIMEFMKTQPRSMETSEESQPEKVEFMWDDYHKEQLQQASDDDWDDDWDEEDDEGVEFIYKH; encoded by the coding sequence ATGAAATTTGTAGATGAAGCCAGGATTCTGGTTGTCGCGGGAGATGGTGGCAATGGTTGCGTCAGCTTCCGCCGTGAGAAATATATTCCCAAAGGTGGGCCGGACGGCGGCGATGGTGGTGATGGTGGTGATGTCTACCTGCTGGCAGATGAAAACCTCAATACGCTGATTGATTACCGTTTTGAAAAATCCTTCCGCGCTGAACGTGGTCAAAATGGACAAAGCCGCGATTGTACCGGTAAACGTGGTCAGGACATTACCATCAAGGTTCCGGTCGGAACTCGTGTGCGTGATGTTGCCACGGGAGAAGTGCTTGGGGACATGCTGCGCCATGAACAACGTTTTATGGTGGCTAAAGGCGGTTTCCACGGCCTTGGCAATACCCGCTTTAAATCTTCGGTGAACCGCGCCCCTCGTCAAAGGACGATGGGAACGCCTGGAGAAAGCCGTGAGCTGATGTTGGAACTGATGCTACTGGCTGATGTGGGAATGTTGGGTATGCCAAATGCAGGCAAATCCACCTTTATTCGCGCGGTATCGGCAGCAAAACCCAAAGTGGCTGATTATCCTTTTACAACGCTGGTGCCAAGCCTTGGTGTTGTGCGCATGGATAACGAGCAAAGTTTTGTCGTTGCAGATATCCCAGGTTTGATTGAAGGTGCATCAGAAGGTGCGGGATTGGGTATTCGTTTCTTGAAGCATTTGGAACGTTGCCGCGTATTGCTGCATTTGATTGATCTCTGCCCAATTGATGAATCCGATCCGGTTGAAAACGCTCGTATCATCATCAAAGAGCTACACAAATACAGTGAAAAACTGGCAGAAAAACCGCGCTGGTTGGTATTTAATAAAGTCGATCTTACGGATCCGGAAGAAGCGAAACAGCGGGCAAAAGCCATTGCTGATGAGCTGGGTTGGGAAGGCGATTATTACATGATCTCAGCCGTGAACCGTCAGGGTGTGAAAGAGCTGTGCTGGGACATTATGGAATTCATGAAGACCCAGCCTCGTAGTATGGAAACGTCAGAAGAATCTCAACCTGAAAAAGTTGAATTCATGTGGGATGACTACCATAAGGAACAGTTGCAGCAAGCATCTGATGACGATTGGGATGATGACTGGGACGAAGAAGATGACGAAGGCGTAGAGTTTATCTATAAGCACTAA
- a CDS encoding DNA-binding protein, giving the protein MKKEWYTAMELTGVGELPRSPQGVNARAKREEWLRQKRAGVQGRAIEYHYSCLPKSTLTALELHETSAEYQVQKQDPLSIWVSAFNLLTEEEKEVITEVILRDGIRSFLEKITAT; this is encoded by the coding sequence ATGAAAAAAGAGTGGTATACGGCAATGGAGTTGACCGGTGTAGGTGAGTTACCTAGATCACCACAAGGAGTTAATGCCAGGGCAAAACGTGAAGAGTGGTTGAGGCAAAAACGGGCGGGTGTTCAAGGAAGGGCCATTGAATACCATTACTCTTGTTTGCCTAAATCAACTTTAACGGCTTTGGAACTACATGAAACATCAGCGGAATATCAGGTTCAGAAACAAGATCCTCTCTCTATTTGGGTAAGTGCATTTAATTTACTCACCGAGGAAGAAAAGGAGGTAATTACCGAAGTGATATTACGTGATGGCATAAGAAGTTTTTTGGAAAAAATCACAGCTACTTGA
- the dacB gene encoding serine-type D-Ala-D-Ala carboxypeptidase, with protein sequence MALLKITSRIACMLSLILSIFSANASSNVSSIEKSAQYLPAGTDFSFIAQVVGSKNPLVDYHGQQMALPASTQKIVAALAALLQLGKDYRFITTLESDANIVDGVLEGNLTARFVGDPMLTRSQLRNMVETLKQSGIKQIAGDLVIDVSIFASHDKAPGWVWNDMTQCFSAPPSAAIVDKNCFSVSLYSSEQPGELAVVRVPSFYPVDVLSEVKTLAKGSPEAKYCELDVTSADLNRYTLTGCLTQRNEPLPLAFAIQNGASYVGKILKNELNTAGIELKGHIRRQSIPQPPEKIRAVNQSVPLMNMLTIMLKKSDNMIADTLFRTLGHRYFNVPGTWRAGSDAVRQILKQKAGIDLGNTVMVDGSGLSRHNLIAPATMMEILQFIAQHNDELDFISMLPKAGYDGTLAYRPGLHEAGLDGKVFAKTGSLQGVYNLAGFMTAASGQQIAFVQFVSAYSVPPQDQRSRRVPLSRFEHDLYKSLYQNH encoded by the coding sequence ATGGCTCTTTTAAAAATTACCAGCAGAATAGCTTGTATGCTCAGTTTGATTCTGAGTATTTTCAGTGCGAATGCCTCTTCCAATGTCTCTTCGATTGAGAAAAGTGCCCAATATTTGCCTGCGGGAACTGATTTTTCGTTTATTGCCCAAGTTGTTGGCTCAAAAAATCCCTTAGTTGATTATCACGGGCAACAAATGGCGTTACCGGCAAGTACGCAGAAAATCGTGGCAGCATTGGCAGCGCTATTGCAGCTTGGTAAGGATTACCGTTTTATAACAACCTTGGAAAGTGATGCCAATATTGTAGATGGCGTATTAGAAGGTAATCTAACGGCTCGCTTTGTCGGCGATCCCATGCTGACACGTTCACAACTGCGCAATATGGTCGAGACCTTAAAACAATCGGGTATCAAACAGATTGCCGGCGACCTTGTGATCGATGTTTCGATTTTCGCCAGCCATGATAAAGCCCCTGGCTGGGTATGGAACGATATGACCCAGTGTTTCAGTGCCCCTCCATCAGCCGCCATCGTGGATAAGAACTGCTTTTCTGTGTCACTTTACAGCTCAGAACAACCTGGAGAACTGGCTGTTGTTCGTGTGCCCTCTTTTTATCCTGTCGACGTATTGAGTGAAGTCAAAACATTGGCGAAGGGATCGCCCGAAGCGAAGTATTGTGAACTTGATGTGACATCGGCTGACCTGAATCGATATACCCTGACAGGTTGCCTGACACAACGCAATGAACCACTCCCCTTGGCGTTTGCCATCCAAAATGGGGCGAGTTATGTTGGCAAGATCCTAAAAAATGAACTGAATACTGCGGGCATCGAGCTAAAAGGCCATATACGGCGCCAATCTATTCCCCAACCACCAGAAAAGATCCGCGCCGTCAATCAATCTGTACCATTAATGAATATGCTCACAATCATGTTGAAAAAATCAGATAACATGATTGCCGATACTCTCTTTCGTACCCTCGGCCATCGTTATTTCAACGTTCCGGGTACATGGCGGGCAGGTTCCGATGCCGTTCGCCAGATTCTGAAACAGAAAGCCGGTATTGACTTAGGTAATACCGTCATGGTGGATGGTTCTGGCCTTTCACGCCACAATTTGATCGCCCCCGCAACCATGATGGAGATATTGCAATTTATCGCCCAGCATAATGATGAACTGGACTTCATCTCGATGTTACCCAAAGCGGGATATGATGGCACGTTGGCTTATCGTCCCGGTCTGCATGAAGCGGGGCTTGATGGTAAAGTTTTTGCCAAAACAGGATCATTACAAGGCGTTTATAACCTGGCAGGATTTATGACTGCCGCCAGTGGGCAACAAATTGCTTTTGTCCAGTTTGTCTCTGCCTACTCTGTTCCGCCGCAAGATCAGCGTAGCCGCCGGGTTCCGTTATCGCGTTTTGAACACGATTTGTATAAGTCGTTATATCAAAACCACTAA
- a CDS encoding helix-turn-helix domain-containing protein → MISMKSDWHPADIIAALRKRGTTLAAVSREAGLSSSTLANTLSRPWPKGEWIIANYLELHPSEIWPSRYFDPRTGELLERKVREKKNN, encoded by the coding sequence ATGATTTCTATGAAATCGGATTGGCATCCTGCTGATATTATTGCTGCTTTACGTAAACGAGGAACGACGTTAGCCGCCGTTTCCCGTGAGGCGGGGCTCAGCTCATCAACTTTGGCGAATACACTTTCTCGCCCGTGGCCCAAGGGAGAATGGATAATAGCGAATTACTTAGAACTGCATCCGTCTGAAATATGGCCAAGTCGTTATTTCGATCCCCGTACAGGAGAACTATTAGAAAGGAAAGTTAGAGAGAAAAAGAATAATTAG
- the rpmA gene encoding 50S ribosomal protein L27 has product MAHKKAGGSTRNGRDSESKRLGVKRFGGESVLAGSIIVRQRGTKFHAGSNVGCGRDHTLFALADGKVKFEVKGPKNRKFISIEAE; this is encoded by the coding sequence ATGGCACACAAAAAGGCTGGCGGCTCGACTCGTAACGGTCGCGATTCTGAAAGCAAACGTCTGGGTGTAAAACGTTTTGGTGGTGAGTCTGTTTTGGCAGGCAGCATCATCGTTCGTCAACGTGGTACTAAGTTCCACGCAGGCAGCAACGTAGGTTGTGGCCGTGACCACACCCTGTTCGCATTAGCTGACGGGAAAGTTAAGTTCGAAGTTAAAGGTCCAAAAAACCGTAAATTTATCAGCATCGAAGCTGAATAA
- a CDS encoding DNA-binding protein: protein MKKDWYSAKELIGLAGLPSSPQGVNLMARREGWEQRRKRGVQGKALEYNVNSLPEEVLNLLTVSESSVEYYRNKRQDPFMIWVEAYYQLSKSERERMVKFILRKGLASLVQYVGIQDIDNKESAPD, encoded by the coding sequence ATGAAAAAAGATTGGTATTCTGCAAAGGAGCTCATCGGCCTCGCAGGGCTGCCATCGTCTCCCCAAGGGGTCAATCTGATGGCAAGACGCGAGGGCTGGGAACAACGCCGTAAGCGTGGAGTACAAGGAAAAGCGCTCGAATATAATGTCAACAGTTTACCCGAAGAAGTTCTGAATCTACTGACTGTGAGTGAAAGTTCAGTCGAGTACTACCGGAATAAGCGGCAGGACCCCTTTATGATCTGGGTGGAGGCTTATTACCAGTTGAGCAAATCCGAAAGAGAGCGCATGGTTAAGTTCATTTTGAGAAAAGGGCTGGCCAGCCTTGTTCAATATGTCGGTATTCAAGATATTGATAATAAAGAGAGTGCCCCAGATTGA
- the yhbY gene encoding ribosome assembly RNA-binding protein YhbY, whose protein sequence is MTLNKKQVQYLKSLAHSLKPVVMIGNNGLTEGVLAEIEQTLSHHELIKVKVAGEDREIKTLIAEAIVRETGAHNVQIIGKMLVLYRPSAERKISLPK, encoded by the coding sequence ATGACTCTTAACAAGAAACAAGTCCAATACCTGAAAAGCCTCGCTCATTCATTAAAGCCTGTCGTGATGATCGGCAACAATGGGCTGACCGAAGGCGTATTGGCTGAAATCGAACAGACTCTTTCACATCACGAGCTTATCAAAGTCAAAGTTGCGGGCGAAGACCGCGAAATAAAAACTTTGATCGCTGAAGCGATTGTTCGTGAAACAGGTGCACATAATGTGCAAATCATTGGAAAAATGTTAGTTCTCTACCGTCCATCAGCAGAACGCAAAATTAGTCTACCTAAATAA
- a CDS encoding type II toxin-antitoxin system ParD family antitoxin, whose product MRKITSVSMSEQLDGFVQRMVESGRYGSISEVMRSALRLLEQQENQNDAIRKAVIDGLESGESSLTLRDIAEQRKRKHNV is encoded by the coding sequence ATGAGAAAAATTACTTCTGTCAGTATGAGCGAACAGCTTGACGGTTTTGTACAGCGCATGGTTGAGAGTGGCCGTTACGGTTCGATCAGTGAAGTTATGCGCTCTGCACTACGTCTGTTGGAGCAGCAGGAGAATCAAAACGATGCTATTCGCAAGGCAGTGATAGATGGCCTTGAAAGTGGGGAAAGTTCGTTAACCCTACGGGATATTGCTGAACAACGGAAGCGTAAGCACAATGTATAA